The Solea senegalensis isolate Sse05_10M linkage group LG9, IFAPA_SoseM_1, whole genome shotgun sequence genome has a segment encoding these proteins:
- the kif13a gene encoding kinesin-like protein KIF13A isoform X2, protein MSDTKVKVAVRVRPMNRREIELNTKCVVDMEDNQTVLHPPPSNTKGENSRKQPKVFAFDHCFWSMDESNVPKYAGQEVVFKCLGEGILENAFQGYNACIFAYGQTGSGKSFSMMGNGEQPGLIPRLCCSLFERVHRESNEAHTFKVEVSFMEIYNEKVRDLLDPKGSRQSLKVREHKVLGPYVDGLSQLAVTNFEDIEVLMSEGNKSRTVAATNMNEESSRSHAVFSIIVTQTLYDLQSGNSGEKVSKMSLVDLAGSERVSKTGAAGERLKEGSNINKSLTTLGCVISALADQSAGKGKAKFVPYRDSVLTWLLKDNLGGNSKTAMIATVSPAADNYEETLSTLRYADRAKRIVNHAVVNEDPNARIIRELREEVEKLKVQLSQAESMKAPELKEKLHESEKLILEMTVTWEEKLRKTEEIATERQKQLESMGISLETSGIKVGEDKCFLVNLNADPALNELLVYYLKEHTRVGADTSQDIQLFGIGIQSEHCVLELCPDGDVTLMPIENARTCVNGTMIDSLVHLWHGDRILWGNNHFFRINLPKRKRRDRLKELERASPRESFVEADVETASEASSEQDYSYEFAQMEVIMKTLGNNDPMQNVVQVLEKQYLEEKRTALEEQRMMYERELESLRQQLSPEKATQHHRSNSDRLTFPTHSPHGKLRLWTDDRDELFRQSLSRLREQVVKANTLVREANFLAEEMNKLTDYQVTLQIPAANLSANRKRGVIVSEPAIQVRRKGKGTQVWTIEKLENKLVDMRDHYRDWREGTEELHNKANSKHCDPFYEAQENHNLIGVANIFLECLFHDVKLQYAVPIISQQGEVAGRLHIELMRVSGAVPERQSGGDDSSENSSESSCYEVMDTNGEIVHMAKRLTCRVQIREATGLPLNLSNFVFCQYTFWEHGEPTVAPPMVSPDRPSPRSPDAQFTVQFDHCKDYVVHVTEEFLEFISDGALAIEVWGHRCAGNGRSLWELDALEAKTQTLRDRWREVSRRIELLLSIQELNEQGEYSSVELHLAKDGSTGGVFQLRQGHSRRLHVCVKPVQNSGTLPLLVEAVLSVSIGCVSVRSTKLQRPLDSYQREAEEDMDSYQEEDLNCVRERWSDALIKRREYLDEQIKKIINKHEKSEEDIEREARLVEQWVGLTEERNAVLVPAPGSGIPGAPADWTPPAGMEAHIPVLFLDLNADNLTVNEQLTGPHAAGVNSILPKEHGSQFFYLPIIRHSDEEVLAVCSWDSSIHDSVHLNRVTSPNERIYLIIKATVQLSHPASMELVLRKRIAVNIYNKQSFTQSLKRRMSLKNSLYSCGVTYEIVSNIPKASEEPEERETLALMAARGESEETQDGETYIEKYTRGVLEVENILSLERLRQAVTVKEALANKGRHLRRSISTPNVQHVMSSCSKTDLTGCEDEDYKDHCDHVDNSNYNPQDGSLCSTPVKSRENQGLPPESPTFFNSSPFKVISPQPPKFLKCLLPVKEENKAKKVLEARPLLGQELQSMRSCVDSPALLPPPCPWPQPRAGSEGHCKPSTSSSSTLTSTPNSRQLSHTLPHTADSEDEETDVDVNLDQRPQDHSRLQPYVPEDFANFEIYNATLDNQEGLLPSCSDLKGSRCGGGSGEKLVSRSPTTSSCTSGYFSHSASNATLSDMPFSASESSDHLSCTSRDLQEPLGCQAGRGCTQTKSVSAGTDTLQSRLSADVAQDLLTQTQGSSPVSIPNCTDKQQTFPLPHSGVLSTSLEFSDFKGADDSIAESDLAHFTEGWEQERLKQKKPDAIEACDNGSQPSSVVCGIIDTSNAICSLPESEDAVNVPMCCSDTTLVCTSVRAPNNVPDKVPAPSQCHTIPSASIPPPVSPSPLARVSAVTSSAPALRGGGEPPIQEPAQGDLPHGSPCPSPNPSSAEPSGDSSGDESTPAAQLPDWMAPGEQVWVGKRRGTVHYVGGVEFAKGIWIGVKLDMAVGKHNGTVQGRVYFRCPPGHGVFVKPSRLTRGPLSMDTEPQTLIR, encoded by the exons CAGGAAACAACCTAAG GTGTTCGCTTTTGACCACTGTTTCTGGTCCATGGATGAGTCGAACGTACCCAAATATGCTG GTCAAGAGGTGGTGTTCAAGTGCCTTGGAGAGGGAATACTTGAAAATGCATTCCAGGGATATAATGCCTGCATATTTGCATATGGACAAACAG GTTCAGGTAAATCCTTTTCCATGATGGGGAATGGGGAGCAGCCGGGTTTAATCCCTCGACTCTGCTGCTCGCTGTTTGAGAGGGTCCACAGGGAATCCAACGAGGCCCATACTTTTAAGGTGGAAGTGTCTTTCATGGAGATTTACAATGAGAAGGTCCGTGACCTGCTTGATCCCAAAGG GAGCCGTCAATCGCTGAAAGTTCGGGAACACAAGGTCCTGGGTCCGTACGTAGATGGTCTGTCTCAGCTGGCAGTGACCAACTTCGAG GACATCGAGGTGCTGATGTCTGAGGGCAACAAGTCTCGCACAGTTGCAGCCACCAACATGAACGAGGAGAGCAGTCGCTCACATGCTGTCTTCAGCATCattgtcacacaaacactttatgATCTACAGTCTGGG AATTCCGGGGAGAAAGTGAGCAAGATGAGTCTGGTTGACCTGGCAGGAAGCGAGAGAGTGTCTAAAACTGGAGCTGCTGGGGAGAGACTTAAAGAGGGCAGCAACATAAACAA ATCACTCACCACATTAGGCTGCGTGATTTCTGCTCTGGCTGATCAGTCTGCGGGAAAAGGGAAGGCCAAGTTTGTACCTTACAGAGACTCAGTCCTCACCTGGCTACTGAAG GACAACCTTGGCGGCAACAGCAAGACAGCCATGATAGCCACAGTGAGTCCAGCAGCTGACAACTACGAGGAGACGCTGTCCACACTTCGCTACGCAGACAGGGCCAAGAGAATCGTCAACCATGCCGTCGTGAATGAGGACCCTAACGCTCGAATCATCAGAGAGctgagggaggaggtggagaagctCAAGGTTCAGCTCTCTCAGGCTGag TCCATGAAGGCTCCTGAACTGAAGGAGAAACTGCACGAGTCTGAGAAGCTCATTCTGGAGATGACTGTCACTTGGGAGGAGAAgctgagaaagacagaggagattgccact GAGCGTCAGAAGCAGCTGGAGAGCATGGGCATCTCTTTGGAAACCTCTGGGATTAAAGTGGGAGAAGATAAGTGTTTCCTGGTCAATCTCAATGCTGATCCTGCCCTGaatgagctgctggtctactacCTGAAG GAGCACACGCGTGTGGGTGCAGACACATCTCAGGACATCCAGCTCTTTGGTATTGGGATCCAGTCAGAGCACTGTGTCCTGGAACTGTGCCCAGATGGTGATGTCACCCTGATGCCCATAGAGAATGCCAG GACCTGTGTGAACGGAACAATGATCGACTCCttggtgcacctgtggcacggGGATCGTATCTTATGGGGCAATAACCACTTCTTCAG GATAAATCTGCCTAAACGAAAGCGACGGGACCGCTTGAAGGAGCTGGAGAGAGCTTCCCCCAGAGAGAGCTTTGTCGAGGCAGATGTGGAGACGGCTAGTGAGGCCTCTTCTGAGCAGGACTACAGCTATGAGTTTGCCCAGATGGAGGTCATAATGAAGACTCTTGGGAACAATG ACCCCATGCAGAATGTGGTCCAAGTGCTGGAGAAGCAGTACCTGGAGGAGAAGCGGACGGcgctggaggagcagaggatGATGTATGAGCGAGAGCTCGAGTCACTGCGGCAACAGCTGTCTCCTGAGAAAGCAACGCAACACCACCGCAGCAACAGCGATCGCCTCACGTTCCCGACGCACTCGCCACACGGCAAGCTGCGACTGTGGACGGATGACCG agATGAGCTTTTTCGCCAGAGTCTTTCTCGGCTCAGGGAGCAGGTCGTGAAAGCCAACACCTTGGTGCGAGAAGCCAACTTTTTGGCAGAGGAGATGAACAAACTGACCGACTATCAGGTCACCCTTCAGATTCCCGCAGCCAACCTCAGCGCCAACCGCAAG CGTGGAGTAATAGTGAGTGAGCCGGCCATCCAGGTGCGTAGGAAAGGGAAGGGGACCCAGGTGTGGACCATAGAGAAGCTGGAGAACAAACTAGTGGACATGAGAGACCATTACAGGGACTGGAGGGAAGGCACCGAGGAGTtg cacaacaagGCAAATAGTAAGCACTGTGATCCCTTCTATGAGGCACAAGAGAACCACAACCTGATAGGAGTGGCCAACATCTTTCTGGAGTGCCTTTTCCATGATGTTAAACTGCAGTATGCTGTGCCCATCATCAGCCAGCAGGGAGAG GTAGCAGGCAGGTTACACATTGAGCTGATGAGAGTCAGCGGTGCTGTACCCGAGCGTCAGTCTGGGGGAGACGACTCGTCAGAAAACTCCAGTGAGAGTAGTTGCTATGAGGTCATGGACACCAACGGGGAGATTGTCCACATGGCCAAGAGGCTCACCTGCAGG GTGCAGATCAGGGAGGCTACAGGTCTGCCACTCAACTTGTCCAACTTTGTGTTCTGTCAGTACACCTTCTGGGAGCATGGTGAGCCCACTGTGGCTCCTCCCATGGTCAGCCCAGACAGACCTTCCCCTCGAAGCCCAGACGCCCAGTTCACTGTTCAGTTTGATCACTGCAAG GACTACGTTGTGCACGTCACAGAAGAGTTCTTAGAGTTCATATCAGACGGCGCATTAGCCATTGAAGTGTGGGGTCACCGCTGTGCTGGGAATGGACGTTCACTCTGGGAGTTAGACGCACTAGAGGCCAAGACTCAGACGCTCCGAGACAG GTGGAGGGAAGTGTCTCGCAGGATCGAGCTGTTGCTCTCCATCCAGGAGCTGAATGAGCAGGGAGAATATTCATCTGTGGAGCTGCATTTGGCAAAAGACGGCAGCACAGGAGGAGTCTTCCAACTAAGACAG GGTCACTCTCGGAGGCTGCATGTGTGCGTGAAACCAGTCCAGAACTCAGGCACTCTGCCTCTGCTGGTGGAGGCCGTGCTCTCTGTCTCTATTGGCTGTGTGTCGGTGCGTTCCACCAAACTGCAGAGACCCCTCGACAGCTACCAG AGAGAGGCGGAAGAGGATATGGATAGTTATCAG GAGGAAGATCTCAACTGTGTTAGAGAGCGCTGGTCAGACGCTCTGATCAAACGCCGGGAGTACCTTGATGAACAAATCAAGAAAATCATCAACAAACATG AAAAGTCTGAGGAGGACATTGAGCGTGAAGCTCGGCTGGTGGAGCAGTGGGTTGGACTGACTGAAGAGAGAAATGCAGTGCTGGTACCTGCACCTGGCAGTGGCATCCCTGGAGCTCCTGCTGACTG GACTCCACCTGCAGGAATGGAAGCGCACATCCCGGTGCTTTTCCTGGATTTGAATG CGGATAATCTGACGGTGAACGAGCAGCTGACAGGCCCACATGCTGCAGGCGTTAACTCCATCCTGCCTAAGGAGCACGGAAGCCAGTTCTTCTATCTGCCCATCATCAGGCACAGTGACGAGGAG GTTCTGGCCGTGTGCTCCTGGGACTCATCCATCCATGATTCTGTGCACCTCAACCGGGTCACGTCTCCAAATGAACGCATCTACCTGATCATCAAAGCCACCGTGCAGCTCAGCCACCCTGCCTCCATGGAGCTGGTGCTGCGAAAGCGCATCGCCGtcaacatttataacaaacaG AGTTTCACTCAGAGTCTCAAGAGAAGAATGTCTCTCAAGAATTCACTCTACTCCTGTGGTGTGACTTACGAAATCGTCTCCAACATACCAAAG GCCTCAGAGGAGCCAGAGGAGCGGGAAACTTTGGCCCTCATGGCTGCTCGCGGTGAAAGCGAGGAGACTCAGGACGGGGAAACCTACATAGAGAAATACACACGGGGGGTCTTGGAAGTGGAGAACATCCTCAGTCTGGAAAGGTTACGGCAG GCTGTGACCGTGAAGGAAGCACTCGCCAACAAGGGGAGACATCTAAGAAGGAGCATCAGCACGCCTAATGTACAGCATGTAATG tcctcGTGCAGTAAAACGGACTTGACTGGCTGTGAGGATGAAGATTATAAA gATCACTGTGATCATGTGGACAACTCCAACTACAATCCCCAGGATGGCTCTCTTTGCAGCACACCCGTCAAAAGCAGGGAGAACCAAG GTTTGCCTCCAGAGAGTCCCACCTTTTTCAATTCCAGCCCCTTTAAAGTTATTTCGCCTCAGCCACCAAAGTTCCTCAAGTGTCTGCTGCCTGTCAAAGAGGAGAACAAGGCAAAGAAAGTACTGGAGGCTCGACCACTGCTGGGACAAGAG CTGCAGAGCATGCGCTCATGTGTGGACagccctgcactgctccccCCTCCCTGCCCTTGGCCCCAACCCAGGGCAGGCAGCGAGGGCCACTGCAAgccttccacctcctcctcctccaccctcacCTCCACTCCCAACAGCAGACAGCTCAGCCACACATTGCCACACACTGCT GACTCGGAGGATGAGGAGACAGATGTAGATGTGAACCTGGATCAGCGCCCTCAGGATCACAGCCGCCTCCAGCCTTACGTCCCCGAGGACTTTGCTAACTTTGAGATCTACAATGCCACGCTGGACAACCAGGAGGGGCTTCTGCCCTCCTGCTCTGACTTAAAGGGAAGCAGGTGTGGAGGTggcagtggagagaaactgGTGTCCCGAAGCCCCACAACCAGCAGTTGCACCAGTGGTTACTTTTCACACAGTGCCTCCAATGCCACGCTATCTGACATGCCTTTCAGTGCCAGTGAGAGCTCTGACCACCTCAGCTGCACCTCCAGAGACCTCCAGGAGCCCCTGGGCTGTCAGGCTGGACGAGGCTGCACCCAAACCAAAAGTGTTTCTGCAGGGactgacacgctgcagtctcgTCTCTCTGCAGACGTGGCCCAGGATCTGCTCACCCAAACTCAGGGCTCCTCACCCGTTAGTATTCCTAATTGCACAGACAAACAGCAAACATTCCCTCTGCCTCACAGCGGTGTTCTCAGCACCAGCCTGGAGTTCTCTGACTTTAAAGGGGCCGATGACAGTATTGCAGAGAGCGATTTAGCACATTTTACAGAGGGATGGGAGCAGGAGCGTTTGAAGCAGAAGAAACCCGATGCTATCGAAGCTTGTGACAATGGCAGTCAACCCTCCTCTGTTGTCTGTGGTATTATCGACACATCTAATGCAATATGCAGTCTTCCTGAAAGTGAAGACGCTGTTAATGTACCAATGTGTTGCTCTGACACAACTTTAGTTTGCACTTCAGTCAGAGCCCCGAATAATGTGCCTGACAAAGTACCAGCACCATCGCAATGCCACACAATTCCATCTGCATCAATCCCACCTCCAGTGTCGCCGTCTCCACTCGCACGCGTGTCTGCAGTCACGTCCTCTGCCCCAGCTttgcgaggaggaggagaacctCCCATCCAGGAGCCAGCACAGGGAGATCTGCCCCACGGGAGTCCCTGTCCCAGCCCCAACCCCAGCAGTGCTGAGCCCTCGGGGGACTCCAGCGGGGATGAGAGCACTCCTGCCGCTCAACTGCCTGACTGGATGGCTCCTGGGGAGCAAGTGTGGGtggggaagaggagaggaacagTCCACTATGTTGGAGGGGTCGAATTTGCGAAGGGTATCTGGATTGGGGTGAAGCTGGACATGGCAGTGG GTAAGCATAACGGGACTGTCCAGGGCAGAGTTTACTTCCGCTGCCCCCCGGGCCATGGCGTGTTTGTCAAACCATCTCGTCTCACCAGAGGACCACTCTCCATGGACACAGAACCCCAGACTCTGATCAGATAA